Proteins encoded in a region of the Candidatus Zixiibacteriota bacterium genome:
- a CDS encoding T9SS type A sorting domain-containing protein: MNPKSIALFTSLILTLMLSTSPGTGVAAIVADHTVIPEFESIPASVIQQVKSDFRLFYGHTSHGNQIIAGMNVLRGEDPLYAFTRGPVAADSLSIEENDQNDLCGVYDFPWMNQTRTALDQEGCDRNVVMWSWCSGMTWQTEQGINMFCDSMSQLEAEYPDITFIYMTGHLDNSNGDNLLLRNQQLRDFCVANNKVLFDFADIDSYDPDGVYHADPSEWCDWCDVWCASHDCPSCYDIGCSHSHDFSCYRKGKAFWWMMATMAGWSLALDVEDYRSGTLPDRFLLMQNYPNPFNPQTSIRFELAGAGYTSLELYNVAGQKVATLVDEHLSAGEYVTSWNGHDSNGNQAASGVYFYRLESGELRSTRKMVLLR; encoded by the coding sequence ATGAATCCCAAATCGATTGCACTATTCACAAGCTTGATTCTGACCTTGATGTTATCAACTTCGCCGGGCACCGGTGTGGCTGCTATTGTTGCCGACCACACCGTCATACCGGAGTTTGAAAGCATACCTGCCTCGGTAATACAGCAAGTGAAGAGCGACTTTCGGTTGTTTTATGGCCACACCTCTCATGGTAACCAGATAATTGCCGGGATGAATGTCCTGCGTGGAGAGGACCCGTTGTATGCGTTCACTCGGGGGCCGGTGGCTGCCGATTCTTTGTCAATCGAGGAAAACGATCAAAACGACCTGTGTGGAGTCTACGATTTCCCATGGATGAACCAAACACGCACCGCTCTGGATCAAGAGGGTTGCGATCGTAACGTTGTCATGTGGTCGTGGTGCAGCGGCATGACCTGGCAGACCGAGCAGGGTATCAATATGTTCTGTGATTCGATGAGTCAGTTGGAAGCCGAGTATCCCGATATCACCTTCATTTACATGACCGGCCACCTTGACAATTCCAACGGCGACAACCTGCTGCTGCGCAACCAACAACTGCGCGACTTTTGCGTGGCAAACAACAAGGTCCTTTTTGATTTCGCCGATATCGATAGCTACGATCCGGACGGTGTCTATCACGCCGACCCCAGCGAGTGGTGTGATTGGTGTGATGTCTGGTGTGCTTCGCACGATTGCCCCAGCTGTTATGACATCGGATGTTCGCATTCGCACGACTTCTCTTGCTACCGCAAGGGGAAGGCGTTCTGGTGGATGATGGCGACGATGGCCGGCTGGAGTCTGGCGTTGGATGTCGAGGACTATCGGTCGGGTACCCTTCCGGATCGGTTCCTGCTTATGCAGAACTATCCCAACCCGTTCAACCCGCAGACCAGTATTCGCTTCGAGTTGGCCGGCGCGGGCTATACAAGCCTGGAGTTGTACAATGTCGCCGGGCAGAAAGTTGCTACGCTTGTTGATGAACACTTGAGCGCGGGCGAGTACGTGACATCCTGGAACGGTCACGACAGCAACGGAAATCAGGCGGCCTCGGGCGTCTACTTCTATCGTCTCGAATCAGGTGAGCTTCGGTCCACTCGTAAGATGGTGCTGCTCAGATAA
- a CDS encoding N-acetyltransferase, with protein MSTSIVAATARIDQSTSVGEQCVVGENVTIGAGCVIGHHVVIHDDTSIGDNVRIDDGTSIGKSPMRAANSAVTKEQQLDPCTIESDCIIGTNVVIYRGSEIGRKVLIADLSTVRENVSIGRFTIVGRGVAIENFCKIGNYVKLETNVYITAYSEIEDRVFVAPCVATSNDNFVGRTEERFKHFKGVTIRKGARVGANVTVLPGKTINEDALIAAGATLTTDAPARKIMLGAPAKPFRDVPEEQLLENQGWEDK; from the coding sequence ATGTCGACTTCAATTGTAGCAGCAACGGCCAGAATCGATCAAAGTACCAGCGTCGGTGAACAGTGTGTCGTTGGCGAAAACGTTACGATAGGTGCCGGGTGTGTCATCGGACACCACGTCGTGATCCACGACGACACCTCCATCGGTGACAACGTGCGCATCGACGACGGAACGTCAATCGGTAAGTCGCCCATGCGGGCGGCCAATTCCGCCGTGACCAAAGAACAGCAGCTCGATCCGTGCACGATTGAGTCAGACTGTATCATCGGCACCAATGTGGTCATATACCGTGGTTCCGAAATCGGTCGTAAGGTGCTGATCGCCGACCTTTCGACCGTGCGCGAGAACGTATCCATCGGACGGTTCACGATTGTGGGACGCGGTGTGGCTATTGAAAACTTCTGCAAGATCGGCAATTACGTAAAACTCGAAACCAATGTTTATATCACCGCCTATTCCGAAATAGAAGATCGTGTTTTTGTCGCCCCGTGCGTGGCAACCTCGAACGACAACTTTGTCGGACGTACCGAAGAGAGGTTCAAGCACTTCAAGGGTGTTACAATTCGGAAAGGCGCACGTGTAGGTGCAAACGTAACCGTGCTGCCCGGCAAAACCATCAACGAAGATGCCTTGATCGCCGCTGGTGCAACCTTGACAACAGATGCCCCGGCCAGGAAAATCATGTTAGGCGCCCCGGCCAAACCGTTCCGCGATGTACCCGAGGAACAGTTGCTTGAAAACCAGGGCTGGGAAGACAAGTAA
- a CDS encoding Wzz/FepE/Etk N-terminal domain-containing protein encodes MNSTGSTNLWLLMEVMTRRRTLILSIVIVVTLTAVVVSLILPKYYLATALLLPPKDVSIPVAGLGRISEVVSVTKGLNLPVLVTTSDVYRRMLMSHRITDGIMEQFELVERYGARNRDEAYLTLLENAEFSVTDEGLLNVAVEDRDPTMAAEMVNSFVERLDQVNREIATSRARQNRVFIEGRLSQITAELDSARSAFESFQMTHKTVDFTQQIRLAVDQAIELKIKLGEIDLELAILRSKLGDDNAELQDRLRRRQTVAQQLDRLESTNSDSSFFSLPVSAIPVLKGQYEELYSRVRVNEGLYTTLLGQLEQAKIQENEELPTITVLDWAVPPEMRSRPKRTIMVLLAFGLSLIGALLLAAWLEFVSRLRTQSPDDYKRVSQFLNAFLGWLPGVGKPNKS; translated from the coding sequence ATGAACTCTACCGGTTCGACCAATCTGTGGCTTCTGATGGAGGTAATGACGCGCCGCCGCACTTTGATCCTGAGCATTGTCATTGTTGTAACGTTGACCGCCGTTGTCGTGTCGTTGATCCTGCCCAAATACTACCTGGCTACGGCCCTTCTTTTGCCGCCGAAAGATGTGAGCATCCCGGTGGCCGGACTGGGACGGATATCGGAAGTGGTGTCGGTAACCAAGGGATTGAACTTGCCGGTGTTGGTCACTACATCGGATGTTTACCGTCGCATGCTGATGAGCCACCGGATCACCGACGGGATAATGGAGCAGTTTGAACTTGTCGAGCGTTACGGCGCGCGCAATCGGGACGAGGCATACCTGACCCTTTTGGAGAATGCCGAGTTTTCGGTCACCGACGAAGGCTTGCTGAATGTGGCCGTCGAGGATCGCGATCCAACTATGGCGGCCGAGATGGTCAACAGTTTTGTCGAACGGCTCGACCAGGTCAATCGGGAGATAGCTACCTCCCGCGCCCGACAAAACCGTGTCTTCATCGAAGGAAGACTTAGTCAGATCACAGCCGAACTTGATTCCGCACGGAGCGCGTTCGAATCCTTTCAGATGACCCACAAAACGGTCGATTTCACACAGCAAATCAGGCTGGCCGTGGATCAGGCCATCGAACTCAAGATCAAGCTGGGGGAGATCGATCTGGAACTTGCCATACTCAGGTCCAAACTGGGCGACGACAACGCCGAACTTCAGGATCGCTTACGGCGACGCCAAACGGTCGCTCAGCAACTGGACCGACTGGAATCGACCAACAGTGATTCGTCCTTCTTCTCTTTGCCCGTGTCTGCGATTCCCGTGTTGAAGGGTCAGTACGAGGAACTGTATAGCCGGGTGCGCGTGAACGAAGGACTGTACACCACTCTGCTGGGACAACTGGAACAAGCGAAAATCCAGGAGAACGAGGAGTTGCCGACTATCACCGTTCTCGACTGGGCCGTGCCGCCTGAGATGAGAAGCCGACCCAAGCGAACCATAATGGTCCTTTTGGCTTTCGGATTGAGTTTGATAGGCGCGCTATTGCTGGCGGCCTGGCTTGAATTTGTGTCGCGATTGAGAACGCAGAGTCCCGACGATTACAAGCGCGTTTCCCAATTCCTCAATGCCTTTCTTGGCTGGTTGCCGGGAGTAGGAAAACCCAACAAATCCTGA
- a CDS encoding DegT/DnrJ/EryC1/StrS family aminotransferase gives MPVPLLDLSRQYAYLKPDLDEAVIRVLTHGKFILGPEVAELEKKVASLCEVDYAVGVASGTDALLLALRAAGVEPGDEVITTDFSFFATAGVIHRLGAKPVFVDIESDTYNIDPNLIEAAITDKTKVIVPVHLFGQVADMDPIMKVAAKHGLKVVEDAAQAIGSEYKGRKAGSIGEYGCFSFFPSKNLGAGGDGGMIVAVTEESFESCRYLRVHGAKRKYYHDTVGYNSRLATMQAAILQVKLAHLRKWSQQRIEHARTYDEALAGVEGLTTPHVTEHSTFHIYNQYTIALTNREAVQTALRDAGIGNCIYYPVPFHRQPCFEYLGYQPNEFPVTNKACEEVLSIPVYPELTAAEQDQVIDTIRKAVG, from the coding sequence ATGCCCGTACCGCTTTTGGATCTGAGTCGTCAATATGCTTACCTGAAACCGGACCTGGATGAAGCCGTGATCCGCGTGCTGACGCACGGCAAGTTTATCCTCGGACCGGAAGTGGCCGAGCTTGAAAAGAAAGTGGCGTCGCTGTGCGAAGTCGACTATGCCGTCGGCGTGGCCAGCGGCACCGACGCTCTCCTGCTGGCCTTGCGAGCAGCCGGTGTTGAGCCGGGAGATGAAGTTATCACCACCGATTTTTCGTTCTTTGCCACGGCCGGAGTTATCCACCGGCTCGGCGCCAAACCGGTTTTTGTCGACATCGAGAGCGACACCTACAACATCGATCCCAACCTGATCGAGGCTGCCATCACCGACAAAACCAAGGTGATCGTCCCGGTCCATCTGTTTGGGCAGGTGGCCGACATGGACCCGATCATGAAAGTCGCGGCCAAACACGGCCTCAAAGTGGTCGAGGATGCAGCCCAGGCTATCGGTTCCGAGTACAAGGGGCGCAAAGCCGGTTCCATCGGCGAATACGGATGCTTTTCGTTTTTCCCCAGCAAGAACTTAGGCGCCGGTGGTGACGGCGGCATGATTGTGGCCGTTACCGAAGAGAGTTTCGAGAGCTGTCGCTATCTGCGCGTGCACGGCGCCAAACGTAAGTACTATCACGACACCGTTGGCTACAACTCGCGCCTGGCCACTATGCAGGCGGCAATTTTGCAGGTGAAACTGGCCCACCTGCGCAAATGGTCGCAACAACGTATCGAACATGCCCGCACCTACGACGAAGCCTTGGCCGGCGTTGAAGGCCTTACCACGCCGCATGTGACCGAACACTCGACTTTTCATATCTACAACCAGTACACTATCGCCCTGACCAATCGGGAAGCTGTCCAGACAGCTTTGCGCGATGCCGGTATTGGTAACTGCATTTATTATCCGGTGCCGTTCCATCGCCAACCCTGTTTTGAGTATTTGGGCTATCAGCCGAACGAGTTCCCCGTCACCAACAAGGCCTGCGAAGAGGTTTTGTCGATCCCGGTTTATCCGGAGCTTACCGCCGCCGAACAGGACCAGGTGATCGACACCATCCGCAAAGCGGTGGGTTGA
- a CDS encoding DUF2807 domain-containing protein yields MKRLIKKMVPTVTLLVTLMAGSVSADWFGFNSRGVKGSGDVVTEERDVKPFKRIESNGAADIYITVGDELSVKVTFDDNLIDLIETEVRGKTLKIGNRENYRSRNGCKIEISVPELERVYLRGSGDVLVERLEAEFFEFKLAGSGSLVAEGTTDELEVRLSGSGDIDTRDLIAQEAYVSLSGSGEVKVHAEESFDGSLSGSGDIAIYGNPADFSKSISGSGSIRKRKR; encoded by the coding sequence GTGAAGAGACTTATCAAAAAAATGGTGCCGACAGTCACGTTGTTGGTCACACTGATGGCCGGTTCTGTTTCGGCCGATTGGTTTGGTTTCAATTCTCGCGGGGTCAAAGGCTCGGGCGATGTTGTCACCGAAGAGCGGGATGTAAAACCGTTCAAGCGCATAGAATCCAACGGGGCGGCGGATATCTACATTACCGTTGGTGATGAACTGTCGGTCAAAGTTACCTTCGACGACAACCTAATCGACTTGATTGAAACAGAAGTCCGCGGCAAGACGCTAAAGATCGGGAACCGTGAGAACTACCGTTCGCGTAACGGCTGCAAGATTGAAATCAGTGTCCCCGAACTTGAACGGGTCTACTTGCGTGGATCGGGCGATGTTCTGGTTGAACGGCTGGAAGCGGAGTTTTTTGAATTCAAACTGGCCGGCTCAGGCAGTCTGGTAGCCGAAGGCACTACCGACGAGCTGGAGGTGCGCCTTTCCGGTTCCGGAGATATTGACACCCGTGATCTGATCGCTCAAGAGGCTTATGTCAGCCTGTCCGGCTCAGGTGAAGTTAAGGTGCATGCCGAAGAGTCGTTCGACGGCAGCCTTTCAGGATCGGGCGACATTGCCATATACGGTAACCCGGCCGATTTTTCCAAAAGCATCTCGGGGTCGGGCAGTATACGCAAAAGAAAACGCTGA
- a CDS encoding sodium/proline symporter encodes MDSQLVLTISFIVYSAGIVAFGLYSTKLRKKTGDDFVLANRELGPWAASLSASASSESGWVMLGLVGEAYVFGFSALWIIPGIAAGYLFNWFVIAERLRRCSHESGAVTLTQFIMHRFGSKSAALRVIPVLIITAAMLGYVAAQMNAAGKAFQATFDLDYSWGVLVGAAIILTYTVTGGFRAICWTDIVQATFMVIALLVMPFIVLTKLGGYSEFMATISATNPDLLTWASGNAGFVGLGFVVGLLGIGLGYPGMPHVLSRFMAARNLATVRKAGMISMVWFVLVYFGAVFFGLFARAYFPDLPDPEQALPLAVNEFLPPVLGGFVIAAIVSAICSTADSQLIVMSSTISRDVIVPLKKKLGMSSDGMESYLSTQRWDRWILVLLAFLSIGFALSENRVIFDFVLYSWSALGAAFGPVVILGLMWKGTTKTGVISGMLVGVGVTLVWRNTPALKGALYELVPAFVLAILTVWLVSLATKHATDSDS; translated from the coding sequence ATGGACTCCCAACTGGTATTGACCATTTCATTCATTGTATATAGTGCCGGGATCGTTGCCTTTGGTTTGTATTCCACCAAACTGCGCAAGAAGACAGGCGACGATTTCGTTCTGGCCAATCGCGAGTTAGGACCGTGGGCGGCGTCGTTATCGGCATCGGCCAGTTCCGAATCCGGCTGGGTAATGCTTGGTCTGGTTGGCGAGGCATACGTCTTTGGTTTTTCGGCGCTTTGGATTATTCCGGGCATCGCCGCAGGCTATCTTTTCAATTGGTTCGTCATCGCCGAACGACTGCGCCGCTGTAGCCACGAGAGCGGTGCGGTGACACTCACCCAGTTTATCATGCATCGCTTCGGATCAAAATCTGCGGCGCTGCGTGTTATCCCGGTGTTGATCATCACTGCCGCCATGCTCGGCTATGTGGCGGCGCAAATGAACGCTGCCGGCAAAGCGTTCCAGGCGACGTTCGATCTCGACTACAGTTGGGGCGTACTTGTCGGCGCTGCGATCATACTGACATACACCGTCACCGGCGGCTTCCGGGCCATCTGCTGGACCGACATCGTTCAGGCCACGTTCATGGTTATTGCCCTATTGGTGATGCCGTTTATCGTCTTGACCAAGCTGGGTGGATACTCCGAGTTCATGGCCACGATAAGTGCGACCAATCCCGACCTGCTCACCTGGGCGTCTGGTAACGCGGGATTTGTGGGCTTGGGTTTCGTGGTTGGATTGCTCGGAATCGGCCTGGGCTATCCGGGCATGCCGCACGTGCTGTCGAGATTTATGGCGGCGCGTAATCTTGCGACGGTAAGAAAAGCCGGGATGATCTCGATGGTGTGGTTCGTGCTTGTCTACTTCGGAGCCGTGTTTTTCGGACTGTTTGCTCGTGCCTACTTTCCTGACCTGCCTGATCCGGAACAGGCGCTGCCGTTGGCTGTCAACGAATTCCTGCCGCCGGTGCTGGGTGGGTTTGTAATTGCGGCCATCGTGTCGGCAATATGCTCCACAGCCGACTCACAGTTGATCGTGATGTCCAGCACGATTTCCCGCGATGTAATTGTGCCCCTGAAGAAAAAGCTGGGGATGTCATCCGATGGTATGGAGAGCTATCTTTCCACGCAGCGCTGGGACCGATGGATCCTTGTTCTCCTGGCCTTCTTGTCGATCGGATTTGCGCTATCTGAAAACCGTGTCATTTTCGATTTCGTTCTGTACTCCTGGTCGGCCCTGGGGGCCGCTTTCGGACCCGTCGTGATCCTGGGTCTCATGTGGAAAGGCACCACCAAAACCGGCGTTATCTCGGGCATGCTCGTTGGTGTGGGTGTCACTTTGGTGTGGCGCAACACGCCCGCTCTCAAAGGGGCTCTGTACGAGTTGGTGCCGGCTTTTGTCTTAGCCATTCTGACTGTCTGGCTGGTCAGCCTTGCCACCAAACATGCAACCGACAGCGACAGTTGA
- a CDS encoding Gfo/Idh/MocA family oxidoreductase gives MKNIAIAGVGAWGRNLLRNFHTLADGHLVLACDGDEKRLRYVNQTYPDLKTTKDYNDVIKRDDIEAVVLATPPAAHFEMAMAAIKADKDVFVEKPLVLSVAEGEQLVEEADKRKRVLMVGHIMVYHPATLYLKEKIDSGDLGTVYYLCASRVNLGKVRNIENALWSFAPHDISIILFLLQKMPVQVTSTGSSYLQPGIEDVVFTVLHFADGTMAHIHVSWLDPRKDRKLVVVGSEKMAEFDDSQAAEKIRLYDKTVNTRQDYETYGEYLAIRTGDIVIPRIKTAEPLAEECRHFLDCIETRTQPRSDGVEGLRVLKVLDAAQQSLAKSGAPIKL, from the coding sequence ATGAAGAACATTGCCATAGCCGGCGTTGGCGCCTGGGGCAGAAACCTGCTTCGCAACTTTCACACCCTGGCCGATGGGCACCTGGTGTTGGCCTGCGACGGTGATGAGAAGCGGCTTAGGTACGTCAACCAGACGTACCCCGATCTGAAGACGACCAAAGACTATAACGACGTCATCAAGCGTGACGACATTGAGGCGGTCGTCCTGGCCACGCCGCCGGCCGCCCATTTTGAGATGGCCATGGCCGCTATCAAGGCCGACAAAGATGTCTTCGTGGAAAAACCGCTGGTCCTATCGGTGGCCGAAGGTGAACAACTGGTCGAAGAGGCGGACAAACGAAAGCGTGTGCTGATGGTCGGCCATATCATGGTCTATCATCCGGCCACCCTCTACTTGAAAGAGAAGATCGACTCCGGTGATTTGGGCACGGTTTACTATTTATGCGCCAGTCGCGTGAACCTCGGCAAAGTGCGCAATATCGAAAACGCGCTGTGGTCTTTTGCGCCGCATGATATCTCGATCATTCTGTTTTTGTTACAAAAGATGCCGGTACAGGTCACCTCCACCGGTTCGTCCTACCTGCAACCTGGAATAGAAGATGTGGTCTTCACCGTGTTGCACTTTGCAGACGGCACCATGGCTCACATTCATGTCAGCTGGCTCGACCCGCGCAAGGACCGCAAGCTGGTTGTGGTCGGTTCTGAGAAAATGGCCGAGTTCGACGATAGCCAGGCTGCTGAGAAAATCCGTCTCTACGACAAGACTGTTAATACCAGGCAGGATTATGAAACCTACGGCGAGTATCTCGCTATCCGTACCGGCGACATCGTCATTCCACGAATAAAAACGGCTGAACCGCTGGCCGAAGAGTGCCGGCACTTTCTGGACTGTATCGAGACTCGTACGCAACCCCGCTCCGACGGCGTCGAGGGTCTGCGCGTGTTGAAAGTTCTCGATGCCGCTCAGCAATCGCTGGCCAAAAGTGGGGCGCCGATTAAACTGTGA
- a CDS encoding penicillin acylase family protein, whose protein sequence is MKPAGRRALKGVLLAVVGLLVGFCIAGYVLLQRTLPPTSGSVGLDKLQDNVSITFDSLGIPQIWAQSETDAIFALGYQHAADRMFQMDLIRRLSQGRLSQMLGSVTLEADKRQRMIGHARIAQKALMQLSDDNRNLLQAYSDGVNSYYVTCGSVPFEYKLLPVDFEPWTVYDCLAVLSFQTWFSDALQNRDRFHLDLMELLSRDQARQLVGSYPDWAQSTVPHESEHGSLRHPVDRRLKGRDLKIPTDYGAETDASIESSSTAFQLAVAGSLFDNDVPALSMSAASNSWVVSPDKSASNHALLAADPHLEIGRLPQFWYAVGLHVEQSSSGVLGVTVPGLPFVVMGHNGAAAWAFTAGGVDITDYYEEQLSDDDSLSVMTNSGVEPLEVVVDTIYATDALPLEVTTKLTRHGPIMIEKGGKLFSLKWAGYDVDIDAAISSGFALHQVQSFEQFRTVVTKLGALNANYMYADSSGDIGYQLATPVPIRRDGDGTFPSQGWMSTGEEEKGYLPLDKTPHALNPSQGWLVSCNNLASRLHDVPGNYAADRILRAVGLLNAGSVVTVDEMWTWQLDQQDEYLLRWRDVLADALEAIDESAAASEVRNWDGRSTDESSVMPLMVLFLSHLKRLTYQDELDGMHLQISKLTLDRMYHSDDLSWFDNVDTDEAIETRNEIAQQAARKATEIVYGVEADRDLLPPRQWGEMHSLSMRHPMAVVPVINSLLDLQHGPWPWSGSPGSLNSSFYSKVNDTTFNCVVGPSWRFVVDFADIDAVTMVLPAGNSGNPMSEHFFDFNRMWREGQRWTVPFSRDKVHARAVSTLTLRPGDTEQ, encoded by the coding sequence ATGAAACCAGCCGGTCGCCGCGCCTTAAAGGGAGTACTGTTAGCCGTCGTCGGCTTGCTTGTCGGTTTTTGCATCGCCGGGTATGTTTTGCTGCAGCGCACTCTTCCGCCCACCAGCGGAAGTGTCGGGCTGGACAAGTTGCAGGACAACGTGTCTATTACCTTCGATAGCCTGGGTATCCCCCAGATCTGGGCACAAAGCGAGACGGATGCTATCTTTGCCCTTGGCTACCAACACGCGGCCGACCGCATGTTTCAAATGGACTTGATTCGTCGTTTGTCGCAGGGACGGCTTTCCCAAATGCTCGGTAGTGTCACTCTTGAGGCGGACAAAAGACAACGTATGATTGGGCATGCCCGCATCGCCCAAAAAGCCCTCATGCAACTCTCCGATGACAATCGTAATCTCCTCCAAGCCTACTCAGACGGCGTCAACAGCTACTATGTAACCTGTGGTTCGGTGCCGTTCGAGTACAAACTTCTGCCTGTCGATTTTGAACCGTGGACAGTGTATGACTGCCTGGCCGTTCTCAGTTTCCAGACATGGTTCTCCGATGCACTTCAGAACCGCGACCGCTTTCACCTCGATCTGATGGAACTGCTATCACGCGATCAGGCAAGGCAACTGGTTGGCAGCTATCCGGACTGGGCGCAGTCCACTGTTCCGCATGAAAGTGAACATGGCAGCCTTCGGCACCCGGTAGACCGGCGTCTGAAAGGTCGCGACCTAAAGATACCAACTGACTACGGTGCCGAAACTGATGCATCTATCGAGTCATCATCTACGGCATTTCAACTGGCCGTTGCAGGATCGCTGTTTGACAACGATGTTCCCGCGTTGTCAATGAGCGCTGCATCCAATTCGTGGGTGGTATCTCCGGATAAGTCCGCTTCCAACCATGCCCTGCTGGCCGCCGATCCGCATCTGGAGATCGGACGACTGCCGCAGTTTTGGTATGCAGTGGGGTTACATGTCGAACAGTCTTCGTCTGGCGTGCTTGGTGTCACGGTGCCGGGGCTACCGTTCGTCGTCATGGGTCACAACGGCGCCGCCGCCTGGGCCTTCACCGCCGGTGGCGTGGACATAACCGACTACTACGAGGAACAACTGTCCGATGACGACAGCCTGAGCGTTATGACAAACTCGGGAGTCGAGCCACTCGAAGTGGTCGTGGACACCATCTATGCAACAGATGCTCTGCCGCTTGAGGTAACCACCAAACTCACTCGTCACGGGCCGATCATGATCGAAAAAGGCGGCAAGCTGTTTTCTCTCAAGTGGGCCGGGTACGATGTCGATATCGACGCGGCGATATCATCGGGGTTTGCGCTACACCAGGTGCAGTCGTTCGAGCAGTTTCGCACCGTTGTGACCAAACTGGGTGCGCTGAACGCCAATTACATGTACGCCGACAGTTCAGGCGATATAGGCTACCAACTGGCCACGCCGGTCCCGATTCGCCGTGACGGAGATGGAACCTTTCCCAGCCAAGGATGGATGTCGACCGGTGAAGAAGAAAAAGGATACTTGCCTTTGGATAAAACACCACATGCTCTCAATCCCTCTCAAGGCTGGCTGGTTAGTTGTAACAATCTGGCGAGTCGGTTGCACGATGTCCCCGGAAACTACGCTGCCGATCGGATTCTGCGTGCGGTCGGACTGCTGAACGCCGGCAGTGTTGTTACCGTGGACGAGATGTGGACATGGCAACTGGATCAACAGGATGAGTACTTGTTAAGATGGCGGGATGTCCTTGCCGATGCTCTGGAAGCCATCGACGAGTCTGCAGCGGCGTCTGAAGTGCGCAACTGGGATGGACGTTCAACGGACGAATCCAGCGTGATGCCGTTAATGGTGCTGTTCCTCAGTCATCTCAAAAGGCTGACCTACCAGGACGAACTTGACGGGATGCATTTGCAAATCTCGAAACTCACTCTGGATCGAATGTATCACTCCGACGACCTGAGCTGGTTCGACAATGTCGATACCGATGAAGCAATTGAAACGCGCAACGAGATTGCACAACAAGCCGCGCGCAAGGCGACCGAGATAGTCTACGGCGTTGAAGCCGACCGTGATCTGCTGCCGCCCAGACAGTGGGGCGAGATGCATAGTTTGAGTATGCGTCATCCCATGGCCGTGGTACCGGTCATCAACAGTCTGCTCGACTTGCAGCACGGACCCTGGCCGTGGTCGGGCAGTCCCGGATCGTTGAACTCGTCGTTTTACAGCAAAGTCAACGACACGACGTTCAACTGCGTGGTGGGTCCAAGCTGGCGCTTTGTGGTCGACTTTGCCGATATCGATGCCGTGACGATGGTTTTACCGGCCGGTAATTCCGGCAATCCGATGAGCGAGCATTTCTTTGATTTCAATCGAATGTGGCGCGAGGGCCAACGGTGGACCGTACCTTTTTCACGCGACAAAGTCCACGCGCGGGCCGTGTCGACGTTGACGCTGAGGCCGGGGGATACAGAACAGTAG